The following coding sequences lie in one Rutidosis leptorrhynchoides isolate AG116_Rl617_1_P2 chromosome 4, CSIRO_AGI_Rlap_v1, whole genome shotgun sequence genomic window:
- the LOC139841930 gene encoding uncharacterized protein produces MKILSLNIRGFAVKGKFGWVHSICIKERPCIAVFQETKSKCVSDKWVNALWGDTNFGFIQKEAIGKSGGLLVIWDKGSIEDIEATGGDYFLALRGKWKKSGEESIVVNVYGPHSDHKKKLMWDSLDRLINSTDSSWLLCGDFNEVRNSSDRLNSQFHQCRADRFNEFIYRNKLIEIPISGRKFTRISDDGVKFSKLDRFLVSDRFISLWDDLSIITLDRNLSDHCPLILRDKLIDYGPKPFKVFDEWFNYVDVDKVIIEAWKQPVKGVKKIVFLEIV; encoded by the coding sequence ATGAAGATTCTTTCACTTAACATTCGTGGTTTTGCGGTTAAGGGCAAGTTTGGGTGGGTGCATAGTATTTGTATTAAAGAAAGACCATGTATAGCGGTATTTCAAGAAACCAAGAGTAAATGTGTTTCGGATAAATGGGTAAATGCCTTGTGGGGGGACACAAATTTTGGGTTCATTCAAAAGGAGGCCATAGGAAAATCGGGGGGTTTATTAGTCATTTGGGATAAAGGTTCCATTGAAGATATTGAGGCAACGGGCGGTGATTATTTTTTAGCTTTAAGAGGCAAATGGAAGAAGTCGGGTGAAGAGTCTATTGTTGTCAATGTGTATGGGCCACATAGTGATCATAAGAAAAAATTGATGTGGGATTCATTAGATAGGCTTATTAATAGTACTGACTCAAGTTGGTTGTTGTGTGGTGATTTTAATGAGGTTAGAAATAGTTCGGATAGGTTAAATTCTCAATTCCACCAATGTAGAGCCGATAGATTCAATGAGTTTATATATAGGAACAAATTGATTGAGATCCCGATTAGTGGTAGGAAATTTACGCGTATTAGTGATGATGGGGTAAAATTTAGTAAACTTGATAGGTTTTTGGTCTCGGATAGATTCATTAGTTTGTGGGATGACCTTTCTATTATTACTTTAGACCGTAATCTCTCGGATCATTGTCCATTAATTCTTCGTGATAAACTTattgattatggtccaaagcctTTTAAAGTTTTCGATGAATGGTTCAATTATGTGGATGTTGATAAGGTAATCATTGAGGCGTGGAAACAACCGGTTAAAGGTGTGAAAAAGATTGTATTTTTAGAGATCGTTTAA